A section of the Triticum dicoccoides isolate Atlit2015 ecotype Zavitan chromosome 7A, WEW_v2.0, whole genome shotgun sequence genome encodes:
- the LOC119329662 gene encoding uncharacterized protein LOC119329662: MEQDALLAYSQQAKLPLALFIFESNKKKQLLFDPSTKKIRGIISAAFADATCVFKNGGWLLMLQHKQLGFQEQKEQTIFLVHASTGRRLELPACPSVIDGLFVFYVGSSEVPLVVACIETISGVPTVHVACPGDIYWSVYKNMEDCMHLPLDPHRRIKCTLIIDAVLLGKQAVCVDYHGKILIFDVTEMSWRRTALSKGWNERDAHFLVASGENVVLISCRRFRGRFCDFKFFKLDAEALEWSPLDDAELDGCSWFLYRGRSILAREEGKRKVYTFYPSQWGGSTPIDADSLRKRKVAHMKSLSSKEKSVTNIFMHDLEDGVVRKVLPASIVTEERHWLRSSVFGGSFQ, encoded by the coding sequence ATGGAGCAGGATGCCCTGCTGGCTTATTCTCAGCAAGCGAAGCTACCCTTGGCTCTGTTTATTTTTGAAAGCAACAAGAAGAAGCAGCTCCTGTTTGACCCCTCCACCAAGAAGATCCGTGGCATAATCAGCGCGGCGTTCGCAGATGCCACCTGCGTGTTCAAGAATGGCGGGTGGCTGCTCATGCTCCAGCACAAGCAACTTGGTTTCCAGGAGCAGAAAGAGCAGACCATCTTCCTTGTGCATGCCAGCACCGGCAGGCGGCTGGAGCTGCCGGCGTGCCCTTCTGTCATTGACGGGCTCTTTGTTTTCTACGTCGGCTCCAGTGAGGTGCCTCTGGTCGTCGCGTGCATTGAGACCATCTCCGGGGTTCCAACCGTCCATGTTGCCTGCCCTGGAGACATTTACTGGAGCGTCTACAAGAACATGGAAGATTGCATGCACCTACCGCTGGATCCACACAGGCGCATCAAGTGCACCCTCATTATCGATGCCGTCTTGCTTGGGAAGCAGGCCGTCTGCGTCGACTACCATGGGAAGATCCTGATCTTCGACGTCACGGAGATGAGCTGGAGGAGGACCGCTCTTTCAAAGGGGTGGAACGAAAGGGATGCTCACTTCCTTGTGGCATCCGGTGAAAATGTTGTGCTCATCTCGTGCCGTCGCTTTCGTGGACGGTTCTGTGATTTCAAGTTCTTCAAGCTGGATGCTGAAGCACTGGAGTGGTCGCCTCTAGATGACGCAGAGCTTGATGGTTGCAGCTGGTTTCTTTACAGAGGCCGCTCCATCCTTGCGAGGGAGGAAGGCAAGAGGAAAGTCTACACCTTCTATCCAAGCCAGTGGGGTGGCTCGACGCCGATCGATGCTGACAGCTTGAGGAAGAGGAAGGTAGCCcatatgaagtcattgtcttccaaAGAGAAGTCGGTTACGAATATATTCATGCATGATTTAGAAGATGGCGTCGTCAGGAAGGTTCTCCCGGCTTCAATTGTGACCGAGGAACGGCATTGGCTTCGGTCTAGTGTCTTTGGTGGATCATTTCAGTAA